Below is a genomic region from Panthera tigris isolate Pti1 chromosome E1, P.tigris_Pti1_mat1.1, whole genome shotgun sequence.
GTCCGTCACCGTTTTCCTAAGGCTGAAACGAGAGGCCTCTGAGGTCGATTCTGTGGGAAAGAAGCACCGGGAGGGATGGTGGCGGGACAAAAAAGGCACACTTATCAGGAGTCTCAGTGAAGAACTCTATAGACACCAGGATGCTTCCCGGTTAACTCCTTTTCAGGTCTGCAGGGATCCCCCATCACTGCACCAACTGATATGAATCTATCGAAGGGGAACTTGAATCTTCCAAAAGAAAACCCCAACTTGGAGAAAGCCGGTACGAGCGCACGGGTATAAATGGAAGGGGGTACGGTTTTCCATCCTCGTAACTCTTCCTTTACTCTTCAACGCTCCTCCTGCCACCAGCCCGGCAATCAGAACCCTGGCCTCTGATTAAAAACCCAGCACTTCTTTCAACAAGAAAGAGATACACACCCTCGGCCCATTGCCACGGTTTCCAAAATGCACCACAGTGAGATCACGGGGGTGCCGTGGGGCGTGCTGAACGTTTTGAGGAGAGCCACAGTAGTCCCCACCTGTCAAACACCACGCAAACTACTAGCTGGCGCTCAGCGGGTCGGTTCtctgaaccccaagcaggctccacgctgtcagcacagagcccgacgcggggctcgaactcacaaaccatgagatcaggaaccTGGGGCGAAATcgggagtcggacacttaactgactgagccacccaggcgtccccccgcGGGTCAGTTCTTTTGTTACCCGCATTATGTTCTTTCTGGTGATACGTTATCTTTGGGACGCTGGACTGTCAGTGACTACTTTGATAAACAGCAAGTAGCACGTGAAAACGGCGGGGAAGACAAATGAGGACAGTGGACCTCATCTGATTCCGAGATCTTCAAAGTTGGGTGGGGCCCAACAAGGGTACTTACTCTTCCTGTCATTAAGCCATTTCAGTCACTTAAGAAAGAAGTTGCTTAGCCTTAAGACTTaagaaatgggggcgcctgggtggctcagtcggttaagcatccagctttggctcaggtcatgatctcacggtttgtgggtttgagccccacgtcgggctctgtgctgacagctcggagcccggagcctgcttcggatgcagtgtctccctctctctctgcccctccccgacttgtgctctgtctctatcaaaaataaacatatataaaaaaaaaaaagacttaagaaatGGATCAGCTGGgcacttccttccttctggggAGCTGTGAAAAAGCCACCTGGACACCAGGAGGCTGTGAAGTGAGAATGTTTCGGGGTATTAAGAATAAAAGTCACAGGATGCCTGGCTGGGTCGGTCAgcggagcgtgcgactcttgatctcaaggttgtgagttcgaaccccacagtgggtgcagagattacttaaaaatgaaatcttaaaaaaaaaaaaaagaaaagaaaagaatcagtcaCCTCTGTTAAATTTCCAAACAAGGAAAGACCTTAAAATCAGCTCCTTGGTTAGTGAGTAAGGCCCTTTTCCATTTCTACCGAAGCCTGAAATCAAATACACTGTTTGGAAAGGATGGTTGTGGGAATAACTTTTGTTCATTCTTAAAAGGTACTTCCCTTTGTTCCACATAGTTTAAAACTCAGTTAACTGTTTTAATCACCTAGACAGAATTATAATCTTTGGGGATTATCACTGGAACTCTTTTCTTGTACTCATGAGTAATCCTGGCAGGCAGTTTTAAACAATGGAAGAACGCTGGGTTCCAGGCAAATGCTGGGTTCTACCATGATCTGGGTGTCTTTGTGAAAGTTAATCAACCTCTCCACGTGACCAACACCTCATCTGACAGTGGGGATAACAACAGCTACCCCGAgtagagattaaatgagatactatatataaaaattcgGCAGTAGCTGGCAAATTGCAAACCTTTGGAAAATACaactttcctctgccttctcttcgGTAGCATTgactaaaatattctttttttcctttttttttttttaaggtttatttattttgagagagtgcgtgcgcgcacgagtgggggaggggcagagcaagagagggaaagagagacaagagagagagagggagggaggaaggaagggaggtggggtgggggaatctcaggcaggctctgcaccgcaCCGTCAAGGCGGAGCCTGAtgcagcctgatgcggggcttgaacccacgaaccgtgagatcacgacccgagccaaaatcaagagtcgggacgcttaaccgaccgacccccccccccccccccggcgtcCCTTGACCAAAAATGGTTGCCCTGGCTAATGAGTAGCTCCCGTGGTTCTTTAGCTAACAGCACTTGGTAACTCCGGGAGTAGGAGTCACCAGGAAGTACCGTAAGGGGGTACTGGAGAATGGACACGTGCAGAAGAACCCACCGGCTGCAAAACAGCCCCCAAAGCAGGCTTAGAATTAATTTCCGGATGACTCCACTCATTCCCACGTTGCAGAGTCACCCAAGTCACGTGGCAAGAACTTGACGGTGTTATCAGGGCTTAcgaggaaaaaaaattcatttttaaggaGCCCACGAACCAGCTCCCTTTTCCTCCTATGGTGACAAACAAATAGGACCCCGAAGCAGACCTCTCTGATCTCTTCAAACCCAGTATTCTGCCCACAGTTCCGCGCCCCGCCCCGGTCTTACCTGCTCAAAGCCAGGCTCATTGTGATAGGGGTTCTCAGTCATTAGGGACTGGATGGAGATGAGCACAGAGGAGATGCTCTGGGCTGGGCTCCAGGCAGGGCCGGTCCACGTACTGCAAAACACAGCAGAGGGGAGTAGCCGGGTGAGGCCAGCTCGAAGGCCGTCACCGAAAGACTAGCGCACCAGTACCCTGGGGCCTGGCCACACCACAGCACCATCAGTGACTCAACGTTTCTCTTTCACTATTAATGCTCTGGAATTTCCCAGCCTGTCTCACCCTCATTCACCAGAAGTCAGTCAACTGCCTAATCCTCTTATCAAGTGGGACAAAAGAAAAGAGGGTAAAGCAAGCAAGATAACTTTGAAGGGATTTTCATTGGCCTAAGAAAGAAACAGTAACCAGGGAAGGTTCCATTCATCAAAATGAAAGGAATAAGGTAAGAAAACAGCCTCAAAGGCAGTCTAAATGTTAACCTCTGTGGATCTCAGAGCTTCCTTATTTAAGGGTGGCGAAGGAGTCAGGAGGAGACAGAAGCGGAGAGACAGGCACAGAGGGGCCCGAAGCCATCTGATTAGAGgccatgttggggggggggtgttgatgATCAGGGATCCCGTTCTGGATCCAGCCCCCAGAGAGCGTCGAATTCTCTGAAGACTACAGAACGCTGCCAAAGGACAGGAAGGGGGTAAGGGGCATTTCTACACTGCAGAGGGTCTGAAATAATAGAGTTGCAAAGCATCCAGAACAAGACCGGTCCTCTCCTCCACATACGTGACTGCGTATCGGAGGAGGAAGGCAGCTTGGACATGACATTTCTTAGCTCAGCTGGCACCTGATCTGGAGGCCGAACACAACCTAAGCCAGGACAGGCTTGTTCAAGCTGACTGGCCAATCTTCTACCCTATGACGCTTCATGGGAAAAGTTCACAATGTCAAGGTAGCTTCTCCTTTTCTACCCCACCCATTTCTGCCACGTTCACCCTGCCATCTAACTTCCCCTGTTTCTACTGTGGGCTGTTGTTTGTTCAAAACAGTTTTATCCTGGCCTAGCGGAGAACTTCGTACAGAGACGCTGTCACGCACAAATGTCACACGGAAACAACGGAGTGCCTTCACCACTGTGGGCTATATATACCGCTATCCTACCAGCAGAGACAAAAACCCCGACGACATAAAAGATCTCTTTAAGGGCAGCCTCTTTTGAAGGACTTCCTCACTGCCACCATCACAGAACACGTCCCTGGAtctaagagatttaaaaaaaaaaaaaaaaaaagaaatcctgatcTCCAGTTTGATTCAGCTGCCTTCTCCCCCACGCACACTGGGAAACATGCTGGACAAGACAGAcattgctggacaagagagaaaacCGTACCGCCGGTTTGGGCAACTTTCCCAACTTCAACCTGTACTTGTTCTCTGCCCTAGGGAAATTCACCCACACGAGAAAGAGCTATCCAGAAGACATTAGAAGGTGTTTCCACTCTGAACTGGTAACCCCCAAAGGGCAATGAAAGGGAACGAGTGAGAACTGCACGGAGCAAAATCTCAGTAGCACCCAGACTCAAAATGTTCCTGGAGCTTGTTTCTGACCTGATGTGATTTCCAACCTCGTTTTTCATTCAGCTGTTAACATATCAGAATCGTGTTCATCACTACCACCGCCTCCAAAGCCACTCACTGAGAGACTCAGAAACGAGACACCCACAACCTTACATGGCATAGACCCGCGGCCTTTCTCAACCCGTTCGGGAGAGAGGTTAAGCCCTGAGGCCCTAAGGGAGTGGTTCTCAGGCTGGACTGCGCCAGACATCGCCTGGAGGGCTTGGAAGACACGGACTGCTGGGCCCTACCCCTGGAGTTTCTGATGTGCTAAGTCTAGGGTGGAACCCCAGAATCTGCAGGGCTACAAGTTCCCAGGTGCCGCTGGCGCTCAGGGAGAAATCGCTTCGCTGAAGCATCCGTTGTGGGTCATAAATTAACTTCTCTCTTTTGCACCTAGAATGATATACGGTTGTGTACCATCCTGGGGAAAAATGAGGAAACGGTCACTCCAGTCATTTGCTGTGTTCCGTGCTTCAGGCGAGGAACCCTGGTTGATACAGGCTGGCCTGCAGGAATTATTTGCTAACAACCAACTTGGCCACTTAGAAGTCTCCTCTTACCCTAGAATACTCAAGCAGACTTTCCCATTGCGGTAGAAGTTGGGGTTAAACCTCACTGTGTTATTGCCCGTTGTCATCAGTTTGACCCGAGGTGGGTGGATGGGATAGTCGGGCGGACACCGAAACACGAACAGGAAGAAACCCCCTTCATAAGGAGTGTCAAATGGGCCTGTGATCAATGCATGAATCTGCAAAATAAAACCCCATCTCAAAATTGTGAGGTGATGTCCCATCCCAACCCCTCCTGGCTTCCACTCGCTACCCACACCAGAGGCAGGACCTTCATCTGGTATTCCATCCTCCATATCCTCACCGTGCAGCCCGAACAGCCTGTCCTCACTCATACCGAGAAGTTATGTCTGGAATTCTGAGAAATCCCACTCCGGTGGAGGGGCGCCTTACTCAGGGATTACGGTTCTAAGGTTAGAGCCCAAGGTGGAGATCGAATCGCGTCAAAATCACCCTCCCTCGAGGGTCCCTTAAAACTCCCTCGCGGCGTGCTTTTTTGTTTGGGCCTCCCTGATCAGTGTTAGATATACAAATGAAGATGGAACACCGCTGTGGAGTTAAAGTTGGCATGTGTAAAATATTATCCTAGCGTGTTTGATTTTAAGAAACGAATGCATGTTTTCACGGGAGTCCGTCCGTTTGGATCTGCGTAGGTTAAACATGCCTACGAGGCAACTCCACCCTGTTTACGTGGTACAAAGCTGGGCGTGGGGGGTGtaagatgaatggaaaagagCAGAGGGATTGGTGGCCACAGCACCAGTGGCAGTCACAGCGCAGAGCTGAGGGCTGTGACGGAGGCCGAGGGTGTCTGCTTCCTCCGCATGGGATCAAACCGACTGTGGAGGATGTGGCTCAGGCAGCCTCCAGCTGGGTCAAAGACACACAGAGTAACGGGGAAAACTCAGGGTCCATTTGGAGCCATCAGACCATCCCCAGAAATTTCCCCGATACTGTAGGttagtttaaaaaggaaaaaaaaaaaaaatcggcaGCACTTAAAACAGAACGCTAAACTCTTTTCCTCCGGCCACAATCACTGAACGAGCTTTCCTCTCCTGAAAGGAGGAAAAGGTGAACGGACCCCGTTATATTTCTGTTTCTACAAAGGCTCCTAGGCATTTAGGTTTGCTCAGAATTTTAACAGCAAGACGAAAGAGGCCCTGCAATCCAATGCCTCAGTCCCAACTCTGCGCGGGTGGCACCCCGGATTATCTTTTTGCCCTCAGTCATTTGGAATAACAAGCTCAAATGGCATCAACATGACATCAGTTCTGGGACCCGGGGGACTGGCATAGGAACAGGGACACTTGACTGAGGACAAGATGTCCCAGGAAAAACATTTCCaaccacataaaaagaaaaaaaatcaatttacagGGAAAcctattcaaaacaaaaaaatagatataccaaCACTAGAACGTCTGAACTTTTAACTGTAAGGGAATGTGAAACTATGGAGAGTTTCCTCGATTTAGGAAATCTGATTTCTTCACAACATCAGATCAAGTGAACATTGACTCCCCGGGGTAGAGCACTCAATGACAGAGAGGCCTGGGTATCCACGCCAAGGGAATTTAAGCTTCCTCCATGTTTATGTGGAGGACAAGACAGGAACGGTCTTTGGGATGGAACGGATATTCGACAGTAACCAGTAAGGACAGGAGCCTGAACAAGGCCCTTTAAGCATAAACTGCTTACTCAGGCTCGCCCCATCCCAACCTTCTCCACATCTGATTTACAGCACCCTACTTAAAAGCCAAGAGTGGCAGGATGGGGAAGAACTGGGTAGTTAAAAGGAACAGGGTGATCATATCATTTATCAGCCAAACTGGagcatttttgagagtgaaagagtgtCCTGACAATAGTCAGGCTGGGACAAGAGGCATCAACAGGGATTTTCCAAGCCAGACCGACTGGCACCCAAATAAAAGACACCTGTTCAAGTCTCTGCTCCACCTCAccgggtgaccttgggcaagccacggACTCTCTTGGGATCTcgatttattcatttctgtaatcAGAGGTGTGGGCTGGATACTCTTTTAGGCTCTTCCAACTTTCTGGGCCCAATTTCCCAGTAGCCCCCGACCCCTTCCGAGTTACATACCTTAGTCATGTCAACAGTATCAGGAACAACGAACATTCCTGGAGGAGGCTCCTTATAAATGGACATGATATCCCTGTATAACACCaagaggaggtggggaagggagtgagggaaaggagaaaaaaggggaaTCCCTTGAGCAGAACAGTTGTTATCACCTCAATGAGGCCAGGGTTCGAGAAAGTGGTGCTTGGTACCACAAATGTCTGCACTGTCTCGCTGGCTGAGAAACCTCAGCTGAGTACTCGTCAGGCAAGCAGAGAGCGGAATTATTATCAAAAGGGCATTGTTTcctcagggggagggggaaaaaaaaatcagagatccCAATGGCATCAGATGTCACCCTGGAAAAGCCACATCCCAtttactctctcttcctcccacagGGCAATTCATTCACTCCCCACCTCCGAGATTCCCAGGTACTACCGCTGAATGCTAAATGAAGAGTGCTCAGTAGCTGGGAAGACATCACCAACTCCACTAAGAAACGAATGCTGTAAACCATACAGCGGACCGTTGTTGGCAAGGGGATTGTAGGAAGCAAGTGAGCTAGCGAGGGGCAGTAATGGTCTGCCTGCCCAGGAGtccaaggcgggggggggggggatctctTCAGACTGGAGGTGGGTGGAacgggagggggaggaggacccTCTGAAATAGCCGAGAATCTCACACcgggaaggagagaaggacacGCAGCGGCTGCTGTAGACGGGAGGATTTGTAGGGTGGATTGCACAACCTAGAACGCATCAGCCGTCAGCAAGGGTCTAAAGGACATTCTAGGTGGGAAAAGCCTGGGGACTTGCTAGGGTACATAGGGACATCAAGGGCAAACAAGTGACAGAGCAGAGGGGAAACAGTACTGGCGCAACTCACAGGTAAGTCGGGGATGGAAGACTGTACAGGAGTAGAGAGGGGGGTGCTGAGGTTCTGAAGTTAGAGGTGGCAACCCGGATGGAGCTGGCATGGCACTGGGCCAGACACTTCACACACAGCGGGCTGCTCAATTTTATCACCACCTTGAAAGGTAGGTAGAGACACGGGAAGGGACTCCGAGCGTGGGGGATGGGACTACCCAGGGGAGGATGGCTGCAGTGGGGGGTACggggagaggaagaggctggTCATCAAGAAACAGGTCTCAGGATCAGAAGCGGCTAAAAAGCATTACTCTTTTCCTATGCAGTAAACACTACGCCAAGCATTTTTGCAAAAAAACATTATCTATTAAATGATAGGATCTGAGGTCAGTCACCCAAGAAATAGGCACAGAAAGGACTTGGGCCTTTGTTCCTATATTTGAGCAGGGTGGATTTGCTTCGGAAAAGTAAACCAGATGACCCAGagggaaaaacacaagaaagtcCTGAGTGGGATATTACAAGCCAGAGTGAGACTCGGGTGGGGGGAGAAAGCGTGCGTTTCCTGGAACAGGTGTGAGAGCGGACAGCTTCGGGGTTCTGCAGAAGTGATTCAAGGGGAGACTGCGGGTACGTGAGGGAAGCGATCCAGACTTGGGGAGAGGGTCTGAAGAGAtggggaataaaaagaaaggttGGCCTCGAGTCTGAAGCCAAGGAAAGCAAGCCGTGTTACAAACGGGGCTCCGGAGGAGACgacgcgggggtggggggggggacgatGGGTGGGGCCTCCGGGCAGCATCTAgcgaggctggggtggggaaggggggagagaggcgGCGCGGAAGACGGGAGGGGGTGTTGCTGAAGCGCGAAAGGGTCGGGTTTCGGGCGGGAGGTATGGGGGAGGGTATGGGGCACCGAGACGAAGGGCTCAAGGGAGGGAGCCGAGGGGCGGGGTCGGACCTGGGCACTCGAGGAGGGGTTTGGTACGTGTGGAGCTGCGGGCGGGGGAAGAGGGGACTTGGATCGCGACGTTCCGGGCTGGCAAGACGTGGGCCTTGGAGCTGGGCCGCCGCGAGGGAAGCGCGGAGGcagcgggcggcggggcgggggggggggggtagtgggtAAAAGCGGGGGCGGGGAAGGTCGAGCCCCGGAGctcggggctgggggaggaaaaaCCCCGGCTCACCGCTTGATCCGAAGTAGACACTGCGGCGCGGTTCGCTCGCCGTCCCAGTCGGAGCTGAGTGTGGGGTCCCAGTGGCTAAGCAGCGCGGCCCCGTGGGCAGCGGCCGAGGGCGGGAGCCCGGGCAGCGGAGCCAGGCCGctccccggccccccggccccgcccgccgccgccgccgccgcccacaCATCCGGCAGGAAAGGCGGCCCGAACCCGCTGCCGCTAACGCCAACAACACCGGCGACGCCGCTCGCCCCGGGGCCTGCCGCCCCGGCGCCCGCCGTCGCCGTCGCCGCCTCCTCAGTTGGACTCTCCGCCATCGCTGCTTCGCTTCCGGGACTGCTCGGCAGCACGTCCGCCGACCAGAGCGGCCGCTGCTCCCTCCCGCTCCCGCACCACCGAGAGCCGGGCCAGAGTGTCCCCACCCTCCGCTTCCACAGCCCGGGCGGCGCTGGCTCCGCCCACCCCCGCCCGACCAGCGAGAGGCGTTCTGCAAGAGCGTCCACCCACGGTCCTCCAGGGCGAGAGGGGGTGGGAGCGAGCCGGCTCCGCCAGGGCTACGGGCCTGCGTCGGTCCCCCGCTTTGTGGGAGGAGGATCTGAGGCGTGCCGGGACGTCGAGGTGCGGCCGAGAGCCCAGTGCcgtggaatattttattttcaagtgtgataagaggaggaaggaaggatcctCTCCCCACCCTTAGCGGGAGCGACCCTCGGTTGTGTCCGTGGGATAGAATTGGGGATCCAGCTTCCTTGGGGGAGCGTCGAGTAGATGAGCCGACTTGCTGCGGGCTCTTTTACTGTCTGAAAACCTCTAATTTATCCTTGCTCCCCGCACCTTCACCCACGGAGGGCAGGCTGCCATTGCCCCCGGCGTGCAACAGGACCAAGAGGAAGGAATCCGAGCCTGCGAGTGAAAAACTCCCGCATTTGAGTGTATCCAATATACATTTATGGAGGGGctactaaatgccaggcactgttgctAGGCGTTGCCATAGGAATAACGAAACAGACCTAGAGAAGCTtggtaaaaggaagaaaaatcaggcctcctgactccaagctcgtgtctgttttttgtttttttttttctttcttcccacaaGTCCTTGAATACACAGGAATCCAGGGACTGTGAGTTTCAATTCTGGGAGGCTTCCTCAAGACCCCTGAGACATGTAAGGTGAAAGACCATACTATGGGCTAAGAAAAACAGAAGCCTTCTAAAAAAAGCTTTCCCTTGTCTCCCTGGCAAGAACACAGGCTCATAGTCTTATCGGGACACCCTTGGCCAGATGTGTTTCAGAATTTAGAGTAACGCTCCCAGGAAGGTCTGGAGCAGCACCCAGTAACAACATTGGTATTTCGACAGCAAAGTGTATGAATATTCATACAAGCCAAACAACTAGCCGCACTCTATTATATTTAGCCGCCCGGCTTGTTTTTTAGAAGAGAAGTCCAGTTTTCACTGTGTCGTGAATTTTCCAGTAAGGGACCATGGACTTGCATGATAATGGGGAACATTTATTGAGGCTCGACGTTTGTTTCtttagctgacatttattgagtgcttaataTGTGCCAAGTACTTTGTATACCTTgtcttatttattcctttcaaCGACTCTATGAAGTACTATTATTAGTCCCTTCTGATAGATGGAAAAACAGAGGCTTACAGAGGTTCTGTCACTTCACACAAGTCACGCTGAGAGCAAGCAACAGATTTGGGGCTGTAAGCCaaatctgtctgactccagagaaaaagtttttttgttttggttttttttttttaatgtatttattttgagagagagagagagagagagagagagagagagtgtgtgtgtgtgtgtgtgtgtgtgtgtgcgcgcacgcgtgtgagagtgggggagggccagagagagaatcccaagcaggctctacccgaGTGGAGCCCCgggcaaggcttgaacccatgaaccgtgagatcgtgatgtgagctgaaatcaagagtcacccaactgagccccccagctgcccctccagAGAAAAAGTTCTAACCACTGTGTGCATCTATTGCCTATTCGgattatgttttattcatgtttGGAGGATTCTGGAATTTTGTTTGGGTATTGTTTATTTAGGAAGATGGTCAAAAGTCGACTCGCTGATAATCTCACACCAAGAAAAACAATACTCCATTACTCCACGGCTCCAGACTGCAGAGGCCCGAAGTCGGCCCACGGGGTGAGAGGGTTCCTCGGTGTGGTCCCCTCCTTACTACTGGACTGTTGTTTTCAATGGACACAAAACATTTACCTTAGATCCAGAGGAAAGAGAGCCCAGCTCTTCATCTGTACCTCTCTGCACATATCCTCTTTTGAGTCTATTTCTGCATCCAGAGGATGGTGAGGATTCCTACCTCTCAGAGCTTTTCTGAGGATGATGTGTGACAATCCCAGAAATGTTTTGTAGAGTGGCAAGCACCGTCCAAATAATTAGCCTCCCATTTGCCCATGTACCGTCTCTCCTCCAGGCCTTtgctcatattttttcttttttcaaaaattttttaatgtttgcttattttgagagacagagagacagagcttgagaagggaagggccagagagagagggagacccagaatccgaagcaggctccgggctccaagctgtcagcggcacagcccgatgtggggctcgaactcacgaaccgcgagatcgtgacctgagccgaagccggacgcttcactgactgaaccacccaggcgcccctttgctcaTATTTTCTCTATCTGGAATACTCTTCCCCTCTACTCTACCAGGGGAAATCCTAGTTTTTGAAACTCTGAGCCTCTGTTCCTCATCAGTCATATTGGTAACATGACAGTAGCTATAATAAAGCAGAGATGATGTGATGATGTGAGAATGAATGTGCACCATACCTGGCCGAAGTGAATGTTCAATAATTATTAACTCTTAGTCTTACTCATCTTCGAGGCAGGTTGGAATACTACGTTCTCTGCCAAACCTTACCACCTCCAGgcgtattattattactattaactaGTCATTTACAATTACTCCATCCTCGGGAGTAATTCATGCCTTTATTATAGCACCTACTTTTTACTTTAGTGGTTTGGTTACTCATCTGTCTAGCTACTGCATATGACATAATCGAGGGCAGAAAACATGGGGCACCCATCCTGTATCTCTAGGAACTGACATTCAGTGACTGCTGCAGACCCGGGGACAGAGAGGAAATGAGGCCACGGTAGCCAGTTGGCCTCCCCCACCGGCCATGAATGATCTCTAGAATTCTCCCTCCTTCCGCCGCCCCcccctccattttctttccaagGGGCTGGGCCAAGCTTGCACAATGAATCTTCAAGTCAAGGCCTGACCGGGCTGTAGAGCATGGCAGCTGCTTAAAGGACCAGCTCACCACTTACCAGGGGAACTCCAGGAAGCCTCTAAGCTGGGGACGAGAAGGGCCAGGAAGAGGTGAGCAGAATGTTTCAAGCTGGCATTACTTCGTCCAGTGTTGACCGGCTTGTAAGAAAACACCTGGCGGCTTTTCTGGCAACGTGGCTAGAGGGCAGGAGTGTGCCTTCTGAAGCCTCTCCCATGTCCTCTGGGGACAGATGACCAACTAAGCGATCTTCCCACCTGAATTTGGATCCAAGCACTGGAGAGTGCCCTGCACTGAGCCATCTCTTAGTGCGACAAAGGTTGGTAGCACCTTGCTCATGACCTCAAGGCAAGTGTCCTCCCCCAAGGACAGAGGCCAGCGAGTGTCCTAGAGTTCAGGTCACTCCACCCTGTCTAAAAAAGCTAAATCACGAAgatccttctcctcccttccccaaagTCCTGTGCCCCTCCGGAGCAGTCCTTTCCCTACAGGGCCCCCGGCCTTTGGTCTTGGGCTCGATGCCAGGGATAGATTAAGAGCTCCCATCCAGGTCATAAACCCTGGACTAAAAGGAAAACTCAGAACTTGGACTGGAGGTTTGAGGCTTCTGAGTAATAATAGctatattaaattgttttttgtatgtgtttacTTGTATTAGCCCACGTGGTTGTCCCAACCACCATGAATTGTcctcatccccattttagagatgaggaaactgagtctcaggggAGTGAACCACCCAGTTAGGAAGTGGCAGGGATGGCGTTTGCACTCCCCTCTGAGTCCCAAATCCATGCTGAACTCTTAAGGTAGTGGTCACTACCTCTCTTgagaatataatgaatataatgaaCATAATGGGTCCTCTCTCAATACACCTCTGTGTCTACTTACCAATATTTTGCACTAAGCAAAATGGTTCCGCCCAC
It encodes:
- the UBE2Z gene encoding ubiquitin-conjugating enzyme E2 Z, producing the protein MAESPTEEAATATAGAGAAGPGASGVAGVVGVSGSGFGPPFLPDVWAAAAAAGGAGGPGSGLAPLPGLPPSAAAHGAALLSHWDPTLSSDWDGERTAPQCLLRIKRDIMSIYKEPPPGMFVVPDTVDMTKIHALITGPFDTPYEGGFFLFVFRCPPDYPIHPPRVKLMTTGNNTVRFNPNFYRNGKVCLSILGTWTGPAWSPAQSISSVLISIQSLMTENPYHNEPGFEQERHPGDSKNYNECIRHETIRVAVCDMMEGKCPCPEPLRGVMEKSFLEYYDFYEVACKDRLHLQGQTMQDPFGEKRGHFDYQSLLMRLGLIRQKVLERLHNENAEMDSDSSSSGTETDLHGSLRV